From Oscillatoria sp. FACHB-1407, a single genomic window includes:
- a CDS encoding type II secretion system protein, which produces MATRNMAIFTARLQEQLFRSGKQSSQGLTLMEVLVAIVIISLFMSVGMMSIVTTSMFKLRARTVTEVTNWIERDIEGVKRQAAQMSYSLASNVTAGQQNLPLVASHSLTTGEQIAIAGDSTIYVIQSVNGNVVRLTNGLRFNAAQNSLIIPLSKCNATATPSGLAFALQQSLPPLVSSTLTISGRPYTMTRQATVRNAAPFSVLQLAYTVTPQGRTTTTATVYTEVMPDATFQCQRFQ; this is translated from the coding sequence ATGGCTACTCGAAATATGGCAATCTTCACTGCTCGGTTGCAAGAGCAGTTATTTAGAAGCGGTAAACAATCCTCTCAGGGGTTGACTTTGATGGAAGTGTTAGTGGCGATTGTCATCATCTCGCTGTTTATGAGTGTTGGAATGATGTCAATTGTGACCACGTCGATGTTTAAGTTACGAGCGCGCACTGTCACAGAAGTAACGAATTGGATTGAGAGAGACATTGAAGGTGTAAAACGCCAAGCTGCTCAAATGAGCTATTCTCTTGCGTCAAACGTAACCGCAGGACAACAAAATCTACCCCTCGTCGCGAGCCATAGTTTAACGACAGGTGAACAAATTGCGATCGCCGGAGACTCAACGATATACGTGATTCAAAGTGTGAATGGTAATGTTGTGCGACTGACCAATGGGTTGAGATTTAATGCAGCGCAAAACAGTTTAATCATTCCCCTGAGTAAATGTAATGCAACAGCTACACCGTCAGGACTAGCATTTGCACTGCAACAAAGCTTACCCCCCTTAGTGAGCAGTACCCTCACAATCTCTGGAAGACCCTACACCATGACTCGTCAAGCTACGGTGAGAAATGCAGCCCCTTTTTCAGTTCTCCAATTGGCTTACACCGTTACCCCTCAGGGACGCACTACAACAACCGCCACCGTTTACACAGAAGTAATGCCCGATGCGACTTTTCAATGTCAACGATTTCAATAA
- a CDS encoding pilus assembly FimT family protein: MRLFNVNDFNKRRLNLSAPVHAVPCSDQGFTVLESLIVVAIVLVLSAIAAPGLLGWYSRFRTHGAIAEVQSAIHEAKRQAFRNSRNCMLNFAANQVSGSCLVTGNRQFEGVSLQSSVNSLQVGIKGTIANANGQPLTAPVTIVISSNRSVTRPCLVVSAPLGLVRTGTYSGTGTPTENNCLP; encoded by the coding sequence ATGCGACTTTTCAATGTCAACGATTTCAATAAACGTCGCCTCAACTTATCCGCTCCAGTTCATGCTGTCCCCTGCTCTGATCAAGGATTTACAGTACTGGAATCGCTGATTGTTGTGGCAATCGTGCTTGTGCTGAGTGCGATCGCGGCTCCCGGTTTGTTGGGGTGGTATTCCCGTTTTAGAACCCATGGAGCGATCGCTGAAGTCCAAAGTGCAATCCACGAAGCAAAACGGCAAGCTTTTCGCAATAGCCGCAATTGCATGCTGAATTTTGCTGCTAACCAGGTGTCGGGAAGCTGTCTGGTGACGGGTAACCGTCAGTTTGAGGGAGTGTCTTTGCAGTCTTCTGTGAATAGCCTCCAAGTGGGTATTAAAGGAACGATCGCCAACGCCAATGGACAACCCCTGACGGCTCCCGTCACGATTGTGATTTCTTCCAACCGCTCAGTTACACGACCCTGTCTGGTCGTCTCTGCACCACTCGGCTTAGTCAGAACTGGAACCTATAGTGGCACGGGAACCCCGACCGAAAATAACTGTTTGCCGTAA
- a CDS encoding DUF7305 domain-containing protein, with product MPTALVCGLVILLLGGTLLLRSQNDQVTASMQQAADSSLNTTEGGVARLQAFIEANRAIATYDLRDWLTATTTLSSVLSSCSPTTTTQIVNFATTATTWQNIDPQNPGRGQFRLVNYTYIPDNPAQPRSAPGRGVLEVEGRSQSQQSTNRLRITIPILVGDMTGAPVPGLWLAEGGTSNNTIQGNVLLNDCRVSLNSVNVTGNDPATGQPYRAQYTNLRLPALPPIPSPLFNSLPTNINTNVTLPRPQDTPTMRVIRGQTYPIYEYDVNDLNIANNRSLTITPGAMVRFYLRGNIRRGGNINHSCAGSSTCDPTNFQIYGYGGQNSSICLNGNNRIDAFILAPNYAVGVAGTGGGQGGFFGAVWTRDWSNSGACGSNTSNITVTQLANWDFAPGLPQNLPPKLAPASTWERLDIAQQSQLDSQ from the coding sequence TTGCCTACAGCCCTTGTCTGTGGATTAGTGATTCTTCTCCTGGGAGGAACGTTGCTGCTACGTTCTCAAAACGATCAAGTCACTGCTTCAATGCAGCAAGCCGCAGACAGTAGCTTGAATACCACTGAAGGTGGTGTCGCTCGCTTACAAGCCTTTATTGAAGCCAATCGTGCGATCGCCACTTATGACCTCAGGGATTGGTTGACGGCAACCACAACTCTGTCAAGTGTGCTCAGTAGTTGTAGCCCCACAACCACAACTCAAATTGTCAATTTCGCGACGACTGCCACAACCTGGCAAAATATCGATCCTCAAAACCCTGGTCGTGGACAATTCAGGCTTGTCAATTACACTTACATTCCTGACAATCCGGCTCAGCCTCGCAGTGCCCCCGGAAGAGGTGTCTTAGAAGTTGAGGGGCGATCGCAAAGTCAGCAAAGCACCAACCGATTGAGAATTACCATTCCAATTTTGGTTGGAGATATGACAGGTGCGCCTGTTCCGGGGCTTTGGCTAGCGGAGGGTGGCACGTCCAACAATACGATTCAGGGCAATGTGTTGCTCAACGACTGCCGAGTTTCACTGAACAGTGTTAACGTCACAGGCAATGATCCCGCTACAGGGCAACCCTATCGGGCACAATACACGAACCTCAGATTACCGGCGTTACCCCCCATTCCCTCGCCGCTATTCAATTCCTTACCAACGAACATCAACACAAACGTCACCCTGCCACGACCGCAAGATACACCGACAATGCGGGTAATTCGTGGACAGACCTACCCCATCTACGAATACGATGTCAACGACCTCAACATTGCCAATAATCGCAGCCTGACAATCACACCAGGAGCTATGGTCAGGTTTTATTTGAGAGGCAATATTCGACGTGGCGGTAACATCAACCATAGCTGTGCTGGGTCTTCGACATGTGACCCGACTAACTTTCAGATCTATGGATACGGAGGACAAAATAGTTCCATCTGTCTGAATGGAAATAACCGCATTGATGCCTTTATTCTGGCACCTAACTATGCCGTTGGGGTGGCTGGAACCGGAGGTGGACAAGGGGGGTTTTTCGGGGCAGTTTGGACGAGAGACTGGAGCAACTCTGGGGCGTGTGGCTCAAACACGAGCAACATTACCGTCACTCAATTAGCCAACTGGGACTTTGCTCCAGGGTTGCCCCAAAACTTGCCCCCTAAGCTTGCCCCTGCCAGTACGTGGGAAAGACTGGACATTGCTCAGCAATCCCAACTGGATTCTCAATAG
- a CDS encoding COR domain-containing protein, producing the protein MTPDDLLALIDRAADEGWTELDLSGNGLTELPGAIAKLTQLEKLILGKVEKWEWVDNKPVPTLVTNELKALPDELAALEKLRSLDISGNPLEVVPEVVLKLQQLTSLRLVSTSLSDISAIEALTNLTQLYLDNNQISDLKPIEALTNLTLLYLSNNQISDLKPIEALTNLTLLYLYNNQISDLKPIEALTNLTQLSLYNNQISDLKPIEALTNLTLLYLSNNQISDLKPIEALTNLTLLDLENNRITEIPVAIAQLNQLDKLDLRGNPISIPPDILAPKPGETRPDARPILDYYFRTQDPNQTTHLYEAKILIVGEGGSGKTSLARKLLDPDYKLPSETEDTSTQGIDILRWEFTGRNQQHYQVNLWDFGGQEIYHQTHQFFLTERSLYLLVADSRKEDTDHYFWLNIIRLLSNDSPVLLIQNEKQNRTCNLNLRELRAEFESLRPPLSTNLADNRGLSEVQTAIQHNLEDLLPNGIPFPNSWLNVRYALENDGRNYIDFADYRDICHYHGITRHEEMCDLSHFLHSLGICLHFQKDPVLRHRLILKPNWGTTAVYKILDNPKVKQQLGQFCNDDLNNIWQSHQYADMRYELLQLMKEFKVCYEIPRRQGNYIAPHLLSPTPPDYIWDNSQNLILRYRYQGFMPKGILTRFIVEMHELIENVSDPDQALVWRHGVVLNQGRARAEVIERSHDREIRIRLSGNNQRDLLVTLNYEFEKIHKSFDERLNYDTLIPCNCATCKLRSEPYTYTLDRLKQFIDQRRPTIQCYESSEDVNVRRLLDDSIEPTVDHRLREMGDLELDKMSRFLGTQELAERFNINIYNTQHQGDHKPMTEITNNNQGANIANLVNEAKDNAQVTASNFTQTSGVSTTDLLQIINTLRQTVAQLPQETQAEIIVDLEDVEDEIKKPENQRNPTRLKKRLTALLAAASVAATSVAAMNEFTGNVIDLGDKLGIELQLPAAP; encoded by the coding sequence ATGACCCCCGACGACTTACTCGCCCTGATCGATCGCGCCGCTGACGAAGGGTGGACAGAACTTGACCTCTCAGGCAACGGGTTGACGGAATTGCCAGGGGCGATCGCCAAGTTGACCCAACTAGAAAAGCTGATCTTGGGGAAGGTAGAAAAATGGGAATGGGTAGATAATAAACCCGTCCCAACATTGGTGACGAATGAACTCAAAGCATTGCCGGATGAACTGGCAGCATTAGAAAAGTTGCGATCGTTGGACATCAGTGGCAATCCGTTAGAGGTTGTCCCAGAGGTGGTGCTAAAGCTTCAACAGTTAACGTCTCTAAGGTTAGTTAGCACGAGCTTGTCAGACATTAGCGCGATCGAAGCCTTGACCAATCTGACGCAGCTTTACCTCGATAACAACCAAATCAGCGACCTCAAGCCGATCGAAGCCTTGACCAATCTGACGCTGCTTTACCTCTCTAACAACCAAATCAGCGACCTCAAGCCGATCGAAGCCTTGACCAATCTGACGCTGCTTTACCTCTATAACAACCAAATCAGCGACCTCAAGCCGATCGAAGCCTTGACCAATCTGACGCAGCTTTCCCTCTATAACAACCAAATCAGCGACCTCAAGCCGATCGAAGCCTTGACCAATCTGACGCTGCTTTACCTCTCTAACAACCAAATCAGCGACCTCAAGCCGATCGAAGCCTTGACCAATCTGACGCTGCTTGATCTTGAGAATAATCGGATTACTGAAATTCCGGTAGCAATTGCCCAACTCAACCAGTTAGATAAACTCGATCTACGGGGTAATCCGATCAGCATTCCCCCTGATATTCTTGCGCCCAAACCTGGTGAGACCCGTCCTGATGCTCGCCCCATTCTCGACTACTATTTCCGCACCCAAGACCCCAACCAGACCACTCATCTCTACGAAGCCAAAATCTTGATTGTGGGCGAAGGCGGGTCAGGAAAAACCAGTCTTGCTCGCAAACTGCTTGACCCCGATTACAAGCTGCCCTCTGAAACAGAAGATACCTCCACCCAAGGAATTGATATTCTCCGTTGGGAGTTCACAGGGCGCAACCAGCAACACTATCAAGTCAACCTGTGGGATTTTGGCGGACAGGAGATCTATCACCAAACCCACCAGTTCTTTCTCACCGAACGCTCTCTCTATTTGCTCGTAGCCGATAGCCGCAAAGAAGATACAGATCACTACTTTTGGCTAAACATTATCCGCCTACTCAGCAACGACAGTCCGGTGCTCTTGATCCAGAACGAAAAACAAAATCGCACCTGCAACTTAAACCTGCGTGAACTCCGGGCTGAATTTGAGAGCCTCAGACCACCGCTAAGCACCAACCTGGCTGACAATCGTGGACTCTCCGAAGTACAAACCGCCATTCAACATAACCTGGAAGACCTGCTTCCCAACGGTATTCCCTTTCCCAACTCCTGGCTCAATGTTCGCTATGCCCTTGAAAACGATGGGCGCAACTATATTGATTTCGCCGACTATAGAGATATCTGCCACTATCACGGCATTACCCGCCACGAGGAAATGTGTGACTTGAGCCATTTCCTCCATAGCCTTGGCATCTGTCTACATTTCCAAAAAGACCCGGTTCTACGCCATCGTCTTATTCTCAAGCCCAATTGGGGCACAACAGCGGTCTATAAAATTCTCGACAATCCCAAGGTCAAACAACAACTGGGACAGTTTTGCAACGACGATCTAAACAACATCTGGCAATCTCATCAGTATGCCGATATGCGCTATGAGCTACTGCAATTGATGAAGGAGTTCAAAGTCTGCTACGAGATTCCACGACGGCAAGGCAACTACATTGCCCCCCATCTGCTCTCACCTACTCCACCTGACTACATCTGGGATAACAGCCAAAATCTGATTTTGCGCTATCGCTATCAAGGCTTTATGCCCAAAGGCATTCTCACTCGCTTTATTGTTGAAATGCACGAGTTGATTGAAAACGTTTCCGATCCAGACCAGGCTCTAGTCTGGAGACACGGCGTTGTGCTCAATCAGGGACGTGCTCGTGCTGAAGTAATTGAACGCTCCCACGATCGCGAAATTCGTATCCGATTAAGCGGCAACAACCAGCGAGACTTGCTCGTGACGCTCAACTACGAATTTGAGAAAATTCACAAGAGCTTTGATGAGAGGTTAAACTATGACACGCTCATTCCCTGCAACTGCGCCACCTGCAAACTGAGATCTGAACCTTACACCTACACCCTTGATCGACTGAAGCAATTTATTGATCAACGTCGTCCGACGATCCAATGCTATGAAAGCTCTGAAGATGTCAATGTTCGCCGTCTATTGGATGACTCCATTGAACCGACTGTGGATCACCGACTGCGGGAGATGGGCGATCTCGAATTAGACAAGATGTCTCGATTTTTAGGAACGCAGGAGCTAGCTGAGCGATTCAATATCAACATCTATAACACCCAACATCAAGGAGATCACAAACCCATGACCGAGATTACCAATAACAACCAGGGCGCAAACATCGCCAACCTCGTCAACGAAGCTAAAGACAACGCTCAAGTCACCGCCTCCAACTTCACCCAGACCAGTGGTGTCTCCACCACCGACCTGCTGCAAATCATCAACACTCTGCGTCAAACCGTTGCCCAGTTGCCTCAAGAGACTCAAGCAGAGATCATTGTCGATCTGGAGGATGTCGAAGACGAGATCAAAAAACCAGAGAATCAACGCAATCCGACCCGCCTGAAAAAGCGTTTAACTGCCCTGCTTGCCGCAGCTTCCGTCGCCGCCACCTCCGTTGCCGCAATGAATGAGTTCACTGGCAACGTCATCGATCTGGGTGACAAGTTAGGCATTGAGCTTCAACTTCCCGCTGCCCCTTAA
- a CDS encoding prepilin-type N-terminal cleavage/methylation domain-containing protein, whose protein sequence is MNCIVIEFLRSRKTAGFTLLELLLAVTLTSIMLMLTTSGIISMMRADQESESEITRRISLNQSMDFITDEIRMAKRITVPASGSIPAPSCGTATGVLTLTMPDNSLISYYVNNINACPNAVWLKPVVINRRVLTSGNVVVSDTILMDALTAPATQPACTAQLSGADGFYACIDASSRSATLYLYGRVVDALGNTAAIYPVVSQASTRSF, encoded by the coding sequence ATGAACTGTATCGTTATTGAGTTTCTGCGATCTAGAAAAACGGCAGGGTTTACCCTGCTTGAATTACTGTTAGCAGTGACGTTAACCAGCATTATGTTGATGCTGACGACTTCAGGCATCATCTCCATGATGCGAGCCGATCAGGAATCTGAATCAGAAATTACACGACGCATTAGCCTAAACCAGTCGATGGATTTCATTACGGATGAGATTCGCATGGCAAAGCGAATTACCGTCCCTGCAAGCGGCTCTATCCCTGCGCCAAGCTGTGGCACTGCAACAGGTGTATTGACGTTAACAATGCCCGATAACAGTCTAATTTCTTATTACGTTAACAATATCAATGCGTGTCCCAATGCTGTCTGGCTCAAGCCTGTAGTGATTAACCGTCGAGTTTTGACCAGTGGCAATGTTGTTGTCAGTGACACGATCTTGATGGATGCTCTGACTGCTCCAGCGACACAACCTGCTTGTACGGCTCAACTCTCTGGAGCCGATGGTTTTTACGCTTGCATTGATGCTAGCAGTCGGTCAGCCACGCTCTACTTGTACGGCAGAGTGGTTGATGCATTAGGCAATACAGCGGCTATCTATCCTGTTGTCAGTCAAGCATCGACTCGCAGTTTCTAA
- a CDS encoding GAF domain-containing protein, whose amino-acid sequence MSSHQACLEQVLEQITYFSQQIQLASDLDAVLDVTVTGARELLKSDRILIYRLLPDGDGVVTAESISHPSFSLRGQLIYDPCFQTTWNQRYQQGEITAIADRETAHLAPCYYELLLRLQVHANLVVPILLQSGDRQHPPMLWGLLIAHQCQAPRYWQPLDLQILRHLAMQLGCKLKTLTTNRPEQDLQRSLQALHHSRVMISLYTMDGVPLLQNLAALRCFGDSSQAQPQQSHSFLSRFVDPTVGQQVMHELERRERFDIKTEVLTRAGVRWHRVDGQCVKDPITGASLILINEDDITDQQVALSDRLQAEAQLEAQQAFLHQIIDTVPSSIFVKDWEGRCLVVNQASASIHGSTIEAMLGKREVDFNPNFKGEQLEQFLAANRVTMANRQTQQQIQQITTASGEVRWYQTVVRPWIDSSGYVQGVIGNSVDITELKQIEAALQQKSERLATIITVQQDIALKHPNLDAVMALIVEHAQKLTHANGSVIEFVEADKLICRAASGTASSYLGFRFEAANSLSGHCIATGKALLCDDVETDPRVNLAACRQMQVRSMVALPLVASGGCVGVLKVFSQTPAAFTNQDIQTLQLMAGFLTASIQLATEFESKNALLNALQESEDRYRSVVTVMSEGVVLQQADGLITACNSSAEKILGLTQAQMMGRNSIDSRWQTIDEDGSPLPGDMHPAMVTLRTGEPQSNVVMGVHKPDGNLTWISVNSQPLIHSGESRPYAVVTSFVDITAQKQAEVNLRHQAEREQMISAIAQHIRESLDLNAILNTTVTEVRHFLQCDRVIIYRFNPDWSGVVVTESVAPAWSSILNLEICDTYFVENHTKAYAIGAIQARDDIYSSGLSQCHIELLETLQVRAKLVVPIWQGDTLWGLLIAHQCSAPRHWQPLERELLLQLATQLAIAIQQSELYRQVQHLNTHLELQVQERTLQLRQALAFEALLKRITDKVRDSLDEQAILRSAVQELGQGLNTICCDTGIYSADQTLSTIVYEFSNISSSAQGKTFAIANASHSEVYQYLLQGQVCQFCDMAPNPLRSEQQKLSVLACPLMDDQGVLGDLWLFKASESGFDDQEVRLVQQVANQCAIALRQSRLYRAAQNQIEELARLNQLKDDFLSTVSHELRTPMSSMKMAIQMLEICLRPFDVFESDTNPINRYFQILQTECQREITLINDLLDLTRIDSGSDPLNLSPIHLQFWVMHVSEPFFQRTYHQEQRLEMLIPDDLPPFTTDLLYLERALTELLHNAFKYTPPGETITVSARLAEDQSTTNRLTADNTNHFLFIEVSNSGVEIPEIERDRIFDKFYRIPNNDPWKHGGTGLGLSLVKKLVQRLGGTIWVESGDNLTRFIMQFPLEPSL is encoded by the coding sequence ATGTCTTCCCATCAAGCTTGTTTAGAACAGGTTTTGGAACAGATCACTTATTTCTCTCAGCAGATTCAACTCGCTTCTGATCTTGACGCCGTATTAGATGTCACAGTCACAGGAGCTAGAGAGCTTTTGAAGAGCGATCGCATCCTGATCTACCGCTTGTTACCCGATGGAGACGGAGTAGTAACTGCTGAGTCCATCAGCCATCCATCATTCTCCTTGCGAGGGCAATTAATCTACGACCCCTGTTTTCAGACGACATGGAATCAACGCTATCAACAGGGAGAGATTACCGCGATCGCCGATCGAGAAACAGCCCATCTTGCCCCCTGCTATTACGAGCTACTTCTGCGGCTTCAGGTACACGCCAATCTGGTTGTGCCGATTTTGCTGCAATCAGGCGATCGCCAACACCCTCCCATGCTCTGGGGGTTGCTCATCGCCCATCAATGCCAAGCCCCGCGCTACTGGCAACCCCTTGATCTTCAGATCTTGCGCCATCTCGCCATGCAACTGGGGTGCAAGCTAAAAACGCTGACAACTAATCGCCCTGAGCAAGACTTGCAGCGATCGCTACAAGCATTGCACCACAGTCGGGTCATGATTTCGCTCTACACGATGGATGGGGTGCCATTATTGCAAAACCTGGCGGCTTTGCGCTGTTTTGGGGATAGCTCACAAGCCCAACCCCAACAGAGCCATTCCTTTTTGAGCCGTTTTGTTGACCCCACCGTAGGTCAGCAGGTAATGCACGAACTTGAACGAAGAGAGCGGTTCGACATCAAAACAGAAGTCTTAACACGGGCAGGGGTGCGCTGGCACAGGGTAGATGGGCAGTGTGTCAAAGACCCCATTACGGGCGCATCTCTCATCTTGATCAACGAAGACGACATTACTGACCAACAGGTGGCACTGAGCGATCGCCTGCAAGCTGAGGCACAACTGGAGGCACAACAAGCATTTCTGCATCAAATTATCGATACGGTTCCCAGTTCCATCTTTGTTAAAGACTGGGAGGGGCGGTGTCTGGTGGTAAACCAGGCAAGTGCCAGCATTCACGGCAGTACTATCGAAGCCATGCTGGGTAAACGAGAAGTGGACTTTAACCCCAACTTCAAGGGGGAACAGCTAGAGCAGTTTTTAGCCGCTAATCGAGTCACGATGGCAAACCGTCAGACTCAACAGCAAATTCAGCAGATTACGACAGCGAGCGGCGAGGTGCGCTGGTATCAAACCGTAGTGCGTCCCTGGATTGACTCCAGTGGCTATGTTCAAGGGGTAATTGGCAACTCCGTTGACATCACCGAACTGAAACAGATCGAAGCGGCACTCCAACAAAAATCGGAGCGACTCGCAACCATCATCACGGTGCAACAAGACATCGCCCTTAAACATCCCAATCTGGATGCAGTCATGGCGTTGATTGTGGAACACGCGCAGAAGTTAACCCACGCTAACGGCTCTGTAATCGAATTTGTCGAAGCAGACAAGTTAATTTGTCGGGCAGCCAGTGGCACAGCATCCTCCTATCTGGGCTTTCGGTTCGAGGCTGCTAACAGCCTATCGGGACACTGTATCGCAACAGGCAAAGCTCTATTGTGCGACGATGTGGAAACAGATCCACGGGTTAATTTAGCGGCTTGCCGTCAAATGCAGGTGCGATCGATGGTCGCGCTTCCCCTGGTGGCTTCGGGGGGGTGTGTTGGTGTGCTCAAGGTCTTTTCTCAAACCCCTGCGGCGTTCACAAATCAGGATATTCAAACGCTGCAATTGATGGCGGGGTTTCTCACCGCTTCGATTCAACTGGCGACTGAGTTTGAGTCCAAAAATGCCCTCCTCAATGCCCTCCAGGAAAGTGAAGATCGATACCGCTCGGTTGTTACGGTCATGTCAGAGGGGGTCGTGCTTCAACAAGCCGATGGGCTAATCACCGCCTGCAACAGCAGTGCAGAAAAAATCTTAGGGCTGACTCAAGCCCAAATGATGGGACGCAATTCCATTGACTCGCGCTGGCAAACCATTGATGAGGATGGCTCTCCCCTTCCCGGTGACATGCATCCCGCTATGGTGACCCTGCGAACCGGAGAACCCCAATCTAATGTTGTTATGGGGGTTCATAAACCCGATGGCAATCTTACCTGGATTTCTGTCAACTCTCAACCACTGATCCATTCCGGTGAGTCTCGTCCTTACGCTGTGGTGACGTCTTTTGTGGATATCACAGCGCAAAAGCAAGCTGAAGTCAACCTGCGCCACCAGGCAGAGCGAGAGCAGATGATTTCAGCGATCGCCCAACACATTCGTGAATCCCTCGATCTCAACGCCATTCTCAATACCACCGTCACAGAGGTACGTCACTTTCTACAGTGCGATCGCGTCATCATCTACCGCTTTAACCCTGACTGGAGCGGAGTTGTTGTGACGGAATCCGTTGCTCCTGCCTGGAGTTCTATTCTCAATCTGGAAATTTGTGATACGTACTTCGTTGAAAATCATACAAAGGCATATGCCATCGGAGCCATTCAAGCCAGGGATGACATTTACAGTTCAGGGCTGAGTCAGTGCCACATCGAGTTGTTAGAAACACTCCAGGTGAGAGCCAAACTGGTTGTTCCCATCTGGCAGGGCGATACGCTGTGGGGGTTGTTGATAGCTCATCAGTGTAGTGCTCCTCGTCACTGGCAACCACTAGAACGGGAATTACTCCTACAGTTGGCAACTCAGTTGGCGATCGCCATCCAACAATCTGAGCTATATCGCCAGGTGCAGCATTTAAACACCCATTTAGAACTGCAAGTGCAGGAACGAACCCTGCAACTGCGACAGGCATTAGCTTTTGAGGCTCTATTGAAGCGTATTACTGACAAGGTGCGTGACAGCCTGGACGAGCAAGCAATTTTGCGGTCTGCCGTGCAGGAATTGGGACAGGGATTAAACACGATCTGCTGTGACACAGGCATCTATAGTGCCGATCAAACCCTATCTACAATCGTCTACGAATTCAGCAACATCTCATCCTCAGCGCAGGGCAAAACCTTTGCGATCGCCAACGCCTCTCACAGCGAAGTCTATCAATATTTGCTGCAAGGACAGGTCTGCCAGTTCTGCGATATGGCTCCGAATCCGCTCCGATCCGAACAGCAAAAGCTATCGGTGCTGGCTTGTCCGCTGATGGATGATCAGGGTGTGTTGGGCGACCTCTGGCTGTTTAAGGCGTCCGAGTCAGGCTTTGACGACCAGGAGGTGCGATTGGTGCAACAGGTCGCAAACCAATGTGCGATCGCCCTGCGTCAGTCGCGGCTCTATCGCGCTGCTCAAAATCAAATTGAGGAGTTAGCCCGCTTAAACCAACTCAAAGACGACTTTCTGAGCACGGTGTCTCATGAACTCCGAACACCCATGTCCAGCATGAAAATGGCGATTCAAATGCTGGAAATTTGTCTGCGTCCCTTCGATGTTTTTGAGTCAGATACCAACCCTATCAATCGCTATTTCCAGATTTTGCAGACGGAATGTCAGCGAGAAATTACCCTGATCAACGATCTGCTTGATCTGACTCGTATTGACTCCGGTTCAGACCCGTTAAACCTATCGCCAATCCATCTCCAGTTTTGGGTTATGCATGTGTCAGAACCCTTCTTCCAACGCACCTATCATCAGGAACAACGCCTGGAGATGCTCATTCCTGACGACTTGCCTCCATTTACCACCGATCTGCTCTACCTGGAACGAGCCCTCACCGAACTGCTCCACAACGCTTTTAAGTACACTCCACCGGGCGAAACGATCACTGTCTCCGCCCGTCTAGCCGAAGACCAATCCACAACAAACCGTTTGACAGCCGACAACACCAATCACTTTCTCTTCATTGAGGTCAGCAACTCCGGGGTCGAAATCCCCGAAATCGAGCGCGATCGCATTTTTGATAAGTTCTATCGCATTCCTAACAACGACCCCTGGAAGCATGGTGGCACCGGGTTGGGGCTATCCCTGGTGAAGAAGCTCGTGCAGCGACTGGGCGGCACGATTTGGGTCGAGAGTGGCGACAACCTCACCCGCTTCATCATGCAGTTCCCGCTCGAACCATCCCTGTAA